The following proteins are encoded in a genomic region of Debaryomyces hansenii CBS767 chromosome G complete sequence:
- a CDS encoding DEHA2G15664p (no similarity) — protein MRLWPVSHYRKSTFGYCTRVTSGHRSFSVLLDVLEESLNTKKRLEYMNVDIHAKSIWLSFTNHSVLLISRTFLNPPNEAYNSPAPFNSKNYNSPFLELFAMPITLEPTIN, from the coding sequence ATGCGACTCTGGCCTGTAAGCCATTACCGTAAGTCTACTTTCGGATATTGCACCCGAGTAACATCTGGTCACAGGTCCTTCAGCGTTTTGCTTGATGTTCTCGAAGAAAGTTTAAACACAAAAAAAAGACTTGAATACATGAACGTTGACATACATGCGAAGTCCATATGGCTTTCGTTTACGAACCATAGTGTACTCCTTATTTCTCGTACATTCCTAAATCCGCCCAATGAGGCTTATAATTCACCCGCACCTTTCAACTCGAAAAACTACAATAGTCCGTTCCTCGAACTTTTTGCTATGCCCATTACCCTTGAGCCTACTATTAATTAA
- a CDS encoding DEHA2G15620p (similar to uniprot|P25359 Saccharomyces cerevisiae YCR035C RRP43 Ribosomal RNA Processing), producing MTNEFHQISFPPSVLDRLAPDISLQRHLNLGLRPCLRNFNEFKPLEVSTGNLQELEGNFTVGSSIVKNGNTTVICGITLGIVETPKSSIFESTDSESTYTSVYPVVEISRGRSGAPTDEEMILSQKLYETILHSKIISTKSLEAKPGMAIANDDGSLEIIYPTPNETSDVFSNIKSCSFVLYAHLKVFSRSGPLFDVCHTSLINALKNTKLPKVYVQDSFNNIKVPIRSKGNFGHLSKSSDVLIDGNKALMYDLPLNHEQIGLSSSFGIIELESNSTNDMDIDSKSVILADLEGDSEESECLSRANIIIDQDNSHMKHVSIVGGGANINIDTIKECIQIAKLRSMNV from the coding sequence ATGACAAACGAATTCCATCAAATATCGTTTCCACCGAGTGTGCTAGACAGGTTGGCTCCTGACATTTCGTTACAAAGACACTTAAACTTGGGATTGAGACCATGTTTgagaaatttcaatgaGTTTAAACCATTAGAGGTTTCCACAGGAAATCTACAAGAACTTGAAGGAAATTTCACAGTAGGATCATCAATAGTGAAAAATGGTAATACGACTGTGATTTGCGGAATAACGCTAGGTATTGTTGAAACACCAAAAAGCTCGATATTTGAATCTACCGACTCTGAGTCCACATACACGTCCGTATACCCAGTGGTGGAAATATCAAGAGGAAGATCGGGGGCACCCACAGACGAAGAAATGATTTTGTCTCAGAAATTATACGAAACCATATTGCATTCTAAAATAATATCTACCAAATCGTTGGAAGCGAAGCCGGGAATGGCGATTGCTAATGACGATGGGAGCttggaaataatatatcCCACTCCAAATGAAACCAGCGATGTTTTTAGTAATATCAAAAGCTGttcatttgtattatatgCTCACTTGAAGGTTTTCTCAAGATCAGGACCATTATTTGATGTATGCCATACATCGTTGATAAATGCATTGAAGAATACTAAATTGCCAAAGGTTTACGTGCAAGACTCGTTCAACAATATCAAGGTGCCTATTAGGTCAAAAGGAAATTTTGGGCATTTAAGTAAATCAAGCGATGTATTAATTGATGGAAATAAGGCTTTGATGTATGACTTGCCTCTAAACCATGAACAAATTGGGCTTTCGTCGAGTTTTGGTATTATCGAATTGGAATCTAATTCGACTAATGACATGGACATTGACTCCAAGTCAGTCATATTGGCCGACTTGGAGGGTGATTCGGAGGAGTCTGAATGTCTCTCGAGAGccaatataataattgatcAAGATAATTCCCATATGAAGCATGTGAGTATTGTTGGAGGCGGTGCAAACATTAATATTGACACCATAAAAGAATGCATTCAAATTGCTAAGTTAAGGTCGATGaatgtataa
- a CDS encoding DEHA2G15642p (uniprot|Q5EN26 Debaryomyces hansenii GLT1 Glutamate synthase): MASYLPQEEFETNVYKYDETPENKSWASTLPTAKGLYNPEYEKDACGVGFTCHIKGEASHKIVSDCRNLLCNMTHRGGELNPKDGDGAGLLSSLPHKFFLREFKYYCNIDLPKLGQYGTGNIFFKKDDIVFEKSRKTFESIANTLGLKVLGWRKVPHDSSILGPASLSREPLILQPAIVLSELFDGQHKEISEEEFEKNYQMDFEKKLFILRKQSTHTIGLHNWFYICSLSSKTIVYKGQLAPNQVYAYYHDLANAEYEAHFALVHSRFSTNTFPSWDRAQPLRWAAHNGEINTLRGNKNWMRAKEGVMESELFGDELDKLYPIIEEGGSDSAAFDNVLELLVINGVLSLPEAVMMLIPEAWQNDIHIDSKKKAFYEWAACLMEPWDGPALFTFADGRYCGANLDRNGLRPCRYYVTDDDRMICASEVGVIEIEPEKILQKGRLQPGRMLLVDTKEGRIVDDRELKNKVASRFDFKSWVLANMISMDDLFSKLESRNVNLIENPESQDITVQTDPRLVAFGYSHEQISMVLAPMAEAKEALGSMGNDNALACISEQPKLLYDYFRQLFAQVTNPPIDPIREEIVMSLECYVGPQGNLLEMKPDQCNRLLLKSPVLSSLELNAIKNIEKVYPKWSVTNIDITFDKAEGIQGYINKIDNICQASSKAIADDHQIIILSDKLTSFNRIPISALIATGAVHHHLVRQKQRSKVAIIIETAEAREVHHACCLVGYGADGINPYLALETLVRMNIENLLKASLTDDQIIKNYKIAVDSGILKVMSKMGISTLASYKGAQIFEALGVDNSVIDRCFAGTASRIKGITFEYIAQDAFSLHDVGYPSRETIKPVALPETGEYHWRDGGDSHINEPAAIASMQDAVKNKNEIAYEAYSKKEYEAIKKCTLRGLLDFDYENSQSIPIDQVEPWTEIVRRFFTGAMSYGSISMEAHSTLAVAMNRLGGKSNTGEGGEDSARSLVHSNGDTMRSSIKQIASGRFGVTSYYLSDADELQIKMAQGAKPGEGGELPGHKVSEQIGKTRHSTPGVGLISPPPHHDIYSIEDLKQLLYDLKCSNPRARTSVKLVSEVGVGIVAAGVAKAGSENILISGGDGGTGAAKLTSIKYAGLPWELGLAESHQTLVLNDIRGRVILQTDGQLRTGRDIAVAALLGAEEWGFATTPLIALGCIMMRRCLASDTLVRTSEGDKPVAEVAIGDYLLDAEDKPVLCMGANPSQTGRMKEIAYQDFDSKKRVSFKCTPDHHLELTLTDSTPSLSGKSVTWFSRCTGAHLSEEVSEVYLDNMVSIFYNDLVDSTDSAVDKDSIHEAVDLALEDHYHRGNSDQYSIHLNEYISRIADKELQNEPEFIRECIHDAANRFVITSSGNRNIKSESFDDKLSLSRSRSSTADSDSDYVITDASVHSHSNNSSVYLASPDSMIPDGAANRFENIASKLKEPVCNCGGIRKIFRSFGTTEDAELAYSLLLSEHYYRLDPRFVTDGYTFQASVEQYENMCSQEVQNMHLKLYRSPLKFVEREHNSAELPVDPYFLGLWLGDGDSSGTTIMTTDREIVVWLNSYVERLNQNKPEGCFPLKLTEQLIYGAGHTSKSGHTTKVDVRNYKISSGDAFVRSGTYWNPIFDGLKKLGLLNNKSAGIPQEYMNSDEQNRLSVIAGLMDSDGCYVKSHNTYRFTQLTEDHKKIVYDLKELALSCGINTTGVESSVKPLGFNKHKHSTEYVVYLGNGSQKFQELLLLPRKKMEISKKHVSLDARPFTVSDVEDGEFRAIEVSGGVFQLANRLVVANCHLNTCPVGIATQDPELRKKFTGTPEHVINFFYYLANELRGIMANLGFRTVNEMIGRTEKLKVREDLRNTKNANMDLSPILTPAHTIRPGVATHCVKKQDHRLHVRIDNKLIDESEITLAKGLPVTIDCDVVNTDRSLGTTLSYRVSKTFGEQGLPHDTIHVNVNGSAGQSFGAFLAPGITLELEGDANDYVGKGLSGGRIIVYPPKESKFNAEDQIIAGNTAFFGATSGAAFIRGIAAERFAVRNSGANIVVEGTGDHGCEYMSGGRVVVLGSTGRNFAAGMCGGIAYVLDMAQDFGDKVNSQNVELSQITEASEIAFVRGLIEDHRHYTSSAVAENILNNFNRILPRFVKVLPYDYKKVLENEKKKQEEAKKNELNTFIKSIKEDPESDATNGEAAKIRKGHIHRPSSATVSAKDCSHEPNVLDLEDTIFDTEVEKKSVAKLDKLKGFMKYKRRNEKYRDAKKRTNDWNEMTSRLTKDELKYETARCMDCGVPFCTSDTGCPISNVIPKWNELVFQDRWYDALQRLLMTNNFPEFTGRICPAPCNGACVLGINSDPVNIKSVECAIIDHGFEQGWIKPEPPQHRTGKSIAVIGSGPAGLATADQLNKAGHSVKVYERSDRPGGLLMYGIPNMKLDKRIVKRRTDLMTAEGVEFICSTTIGEDISIEEIRSSNDAVVFAVGSTIPRDLRIKGRELNNINFAMQLLHKNTKALLDNDLEEIKKTLEGKHVIVIGGGDTGNDCLGTSTRHGAKSVTNFELLPNPPTSRPKDNPWPQWPRVFRVDYGHTEVTEHYGKDPREYSILSKEFVDDGEGNVKGIKTIRVEWKRSDSGAWQMAEVPGSEEFFSADVVLLSMGFVGPDADNLEVTKTKRGTISTVEPNGYKVSNEDNLFTAGDCRRGQSLVVWGIQEGRQCAREVDNYLMGSSRLPGNGSIEQRNFKLLEELAEKV; encoded by the coding sequence ATGGCTTCATACTTACCGCAAGAAGAGTTTGAAACTAACGTTTATAAATATGACGAGACCCCAGAAAACAAGTCATGGGCTTCGACCTTGCCAACAGCAAAAGGTTTGTACAACCCAGAATACGAGAAAGATGCGTGTGGGGTAGGATTCACCTGTCATATCAAGGGAGAAGCTTCCCACAAAATAGTTTCTGATTGTAGAAATTTGTTATGTAACATGACCCATAGAGGTGGTGAGTTAAATCCTAAGGATGGTGACGGTGCAGGGTTGTTATCTTCTTTGCCACACAAGTTTTTTTTGAGAGAGTTCAAGTATTACTGTAATATTGACTTGCCAAAATTGGGCCAATACGGTACCggtaatatttttttcaagaaagaCGACAttgtatttgaaaaatccAGAAAAACGTTTGAGAGCATCGCTAACACCTTAGGATTAAAGGTTTTAGGATGGAGAAAAGTTCCTCACGACTCTTCCATTTTAGGGCCAGCTTCGTTGTCGAGAGAACCATTGATTTTGCAACCAGCAATTGTATTGAGCGAGTTATTTGATGGCCAACATAAAGAAATATCggaagaagaatttgaaaagaacTATCAAATGGactttgaaaagaaattattcatcTTAAGAAAGCAAAGTACCCATACTATTGGATTACACAATTGGTTTTATATTTGTTCCTTGTCGTCAAAAACTATCGTCTATAAAGGTCAGTTAGCTCCAAACCAAGTCTATGCTTATTATCATGATTTGGCGAATGCTGAATACGAGGCCCATTTTGCTTTAGTTCATTCCCGTTTCTCCACCAATACATTTCCATCATGGGACAGAGCGCAACCATTAAGATGGGCTGCACACAATGGGGAAATCAATACCTTAAGAGGTAACAAAAACTGGATGAGGGCCAAGGAAGGTGTTATGGAATCCGAATTATTCGGtgatgaattagataaattatacCCTATTATTGAAGAGGGGGGTTCGGATTCGGCTGCTTTTGATAATGTTTTGGAACTATTAGTTATTAATGGTGTTTTATCCTTACCAGAGGCAGTGATGATGTTAATTCCAGAGGCTTGGCAAAACGACATCCACATTGATTCGAAGAAAAAGGCATTTTATGAATGGGCTGCATGCCTTATGGAACCTTGGGATGGTCCAGCTTTATTTACATTTGCTGACGGTAGATACTGTGGTGCGAATTTAGATCGTAATGGTTTAAGACCTTGTCGTTATTATGTCACTGACGATGATCGTATGATCTGTGCTTCTGAAGTTGGAgtaattgaaattgaaccAGAAAAGATTTTACAAAAGGGTCGGTTGCAGCCAGGTAGAATGTTGTTAGTTGATACAAAAGAAGGCAGGATCGTTGATGATCgtgaattgaagaataaagTTGCTTCAAGGTTTGACTTTAAGTCATGGGTTTTAGCTAATATGATTAGCATGGATGATTTATTTAGTAAATTAGAATCAAGAAATgttaatttaattgaaaaccCAGAATCTCAAGATATAACAGTTCAAACTGATCCTAGGTTAGTTGCATTCGGTTATTCTCATGAACAAATATCAATGGTTTTAGCACCTATGGCCGAGGCTAAAGAAGCCTTAGGTTCTATGGGTAATGATAATGCATTAGCATGTATTTCGGAACAAcccaaattattatatgaCTATTTCCGTCAATTATTCGCCCAAGTTACCAATCCACCTATTGATCCAATAAGAGAGGAAATTGTTATGTCTTTAGAATGCTACGTTGGGCCTCAAGGTAACTTATTGGAAATGAAACCAGACCAGTGTAACAggttattattaaaatctCCTGTCTTATCGTCTTTAGAGTTGAATGctatcaaaaatattgaaaaagtttaTCCAAAATGGTCCGTTAccaatattgatatcaCATTTGATAAAGCTGAAGGTATTCAAGgttatattaataaaatcgATAATATTTGTCAAGCATCTTCTAAAGCTATTGCTGACGatcatcaaattattattttgtctGACAAGCTCACAAGCTTTAATAGAATCCCAATTTCTGCATTAATCGCCACTGGTGCagttcatcatcatttggTTAGACAAAAGCAACGTTCGAAAGTGGCCATTATAATTGAAACTGCAGAAGCAAGAGAAGTTCATCATGCATGTTGTTTAGTTGGTTATGGTGCTGATGGTATCAATCCATATTTGGCTTTAGAAACTTTGGTTCGTATgaatatagaaaatttgttgaaagCGTCCTTGACTGAcgatcaaattattaagaacTATAAGATAGCAGTTGATTCTGGTATTTTAAAGGTCATGTCAAAGATGGGTATTTCGACTTTAGCTTCGTATAAAGGCGCTCAAATTTTTGAAGCTTTGGGTGTAGATAATTCTGTGATTGACAGATGTTTTGCTGGTACTGcttcaagaattaaagGTATTACTTTTGAGTATATCGCCCAAGATGCTTTTTCTTTACACGATGTAGGTTACCCATCAAGAGAAACTATAAAGCCTGTTGCATTGCCAGAGACAGGTGAATATCACTGGAGAGATGGGGGTGATTCTCATATTAATGAACCTGCAGCCATAGCCTCTATGCAGGATGCGGTAAAGAATAAGAATGAGATCGCTTATGAAGCATACTCTAAGAAAGAATATGAAGCAATTAAGAAATGTACTTTGAGAGGTTTACTCGATTTTGACTATGAAAACTCTCAGTCGATTCCAATTGATCAAGTTGAACCATGGACCGAAATAGTGCGTCGTTTCTTCACTGGGGCAATGTCTTACGGGTCAATCTCGATGGAAGCTCATTCTACTTTAGCAGTCGCCATGAATAGATTAGGTGGTAAGTCAAATACAGGTGAGGGTGGTGAGGATTCAGCTAGGTCTTTGGTTCATTCGAATGGTGATACCATGAGGTCTTCTATCAAGCAAATTGCATCTGGAAGATTTGGTGTTActtcttattatttatctGACGCTGATGAGTTACAGATTAAAATGGCCCAAGGTGCTAAGCCTGGTGAAGGTGGTGAATTACCAGGTCATAAAGTGTCTGAGCAGATTGGTAAAACTAGACATTCTACCCCAGGTGTTGGTTTAATTTCTCCTCCACCACATCATGATATTTACTccattgaagatttgaaacaattgtTGTACGATTTAAAATGCTCGAATCCTAGAGCAAGGACTTCTGTTAAATTAGTTTCCGAAGTTGGTGTAGGTATTGTTGCTGCAGGTGTGGCTAAAGCTGGCtcagaaaatattttgatttctggTGGTGATGGTGGGACAGGAGCCGCCAAATTAActtcaattaaatatgCTGGTTTACCTTGGGAGTTAGGATTGGCAGAATCCCATCAAACTTTAGTTTTGAATGACATAAGAGGTAGGGTCATTTTGCAGACTGACGGCCAACTTAGAACCGGGCGTGATATCGCAGTCGCTGCTTTATTGGGAGCAGAAGAATGGGGGTTTGCAACTACTCCTTTAATTGCGTTGGGGTGTATCATGATGCGTCGGTGTCTTGCATCGGATACTCTTGTTAGAACTTCTGAAGGTGACAAACCCGTTGCGGAAGTTGCTATTGGAGATTACTTATTGGATGCAGAAGATAAGCCAGTGTTGTGTATGGGCGCTAACCCATCCCAAACTGGTAGAATGAAAGAAATTGCTTACCAAGATTTTGATTCCAAGAAGAGGGTATCATTCAAATGCACCCCAGATCACCACCTTGAGCTAACACTTACAGATTCTACGCCTTCTTTGTCTGGTAAGAGTGTTACGTGGTTTAGTCGCTGCACCGGTGCACATCTTAGCGAGGAAGTATCTGAGGTTTATTTAGATAATATGGTAAGCATCTTTTACAATGACCTAGTTGATTCAACAGATTCAGCAGTTGATAAAGATTCAATTCATGAAGCTGTTGATCTTGCTTTAGAAGATCATTATCACCGTGGTAACAGTGATCAATACTCAATTCATCTTAATGAGTACATCAGCAGAATCGCTGACAAGGAGCTTCAGAATGAACCAGAATTTATCAGAGAATGTATCCATGATGCTGCCAATCGTTTTGTTATCACCAGCTCGGGTAACAGGAATATTAAATCAGAATCATTTGATGATAAACTCCTGCTTTCTAGGTCTAGATCATCAACAGCTGATTCAGATTCTGACTATGTTATTACGGATGCCTCGGTTCACTCCCATTCAAACAATTCGTCAGTGTATCTTGCATCTCCTGATAGCATGATTCCTGACGGCGCGGCAAATcgatttgaaaatattgctaGCAAGTTAAAAGAACCTGTTTGCAACTGTGGTGGTATCCGTAAAATTTTCCGTTCGTTTGGAACCACAGAAGATGCCGAATTGGCATATTCCCTTTTGCTTAGCGAACATTATTATAGGCTTGACCCAAGATTTGTTACAGATGGCTACACTTTCCAAGCTAGTGTTGAACAGTATGAAAATATGTGCTCTCAGGAAGTTCAGAATATGCACTTGAAATTGTATCGTTCCCCACtaaaatttgttgaaagaGAACATAATTCAGCTGAACTCCCTGTTGATCCTTACTTCTTAGGTTTATGGTTAGGCGATGGTGACTCCTCTGGTACAACAATCATGACTACTGATCGTGAGATAGTTGTCTGGTTGAATTCATATGTAGAACGTCttaatcaaaataaacCAGAAGGCTGTTTCCCCTTGAAGTTAACGGAACAACTTATTTACGGAGCTGGGCATACAAGTAAGAGCGGACACACGACGAAAGTCGATGTTCGTAATTACAAGATCAGCTCTGGTGACGCGTTTGTACGTTCGGGCACTTATTGGAATCCGATATTTGATGGTCTAAAAAAATTAGGTTTACTTAACAACAAATCAGCCGGTATTCCACAGGAATACATGAATAGTGATGAACAAAACCGTTTATCTGTTATTGCAGGTTTGATGGATAGTGATGGTTGTTATGTAAAATCACACAATACCTACCGATTCACTCAATTAACAGAAGATCATAAGAAGATCGTTtatgatttgaaagaattagcGCTTTCTTGTGGAATCAATACTACGGGAGTTGAGCTGAGTGTAAAGCCGTTGGGTTTTAACAAACATAAGCATTCTACAGAATACGTTGTTTATTTAGGAAATGGTTCTCagaaatttcaagaattgcTTTTGCTTCCTAGAAAGAAGATGGAGATAAGTAAAAAGCACGTATCACTTGATGCACGGCCATTCACTGTTTCTGATGTTGAAGACGGCGAGTTCAGAGCTATCGAAGTAAGTGGGGGTGTATTCCAACTTGCAAATCGCCTAGTGGTTGCTAATTGTCACCTAAACACATGCCCTGTAGGAATTGCAACCCAAGACCCTGAATTGAGAAAAAAGTTTACTGGTACACCCGAGCAtgttattaattttttctattatttgGCTAATGAATTGAGGGGTATTATGGCTAACCTAGGATTTAGAACGGTTAATGAGATGATCGGAAGAACGGAGAAATTGAAAGTCAGAGAAGATTTAAGAAATACCAAGAATGCTAATATGGATTTGTCCCCAATCTTGACGCCTGCTCACACCATTCGACCAGGTGTCGCGACACACTGCGTCAAAAAACAAGATCATAGATTACATGTTAGAATTGATAACAagttaattgatgaatctGAAATAACTTTAGCAAAGGGTTTACCCGTTACCATCGACTGTGATGTTGTTAATACTGATCGTTCTTTGGGTACGACTTTATCGTATAGGGTTTCAAAGACCTTTGGCGAACAAGGCTTACCACATGATACAATCCATGTTAATGTAAATGGTTCTGCTGGCCAATCCTTTGGTGCATTTTTAGCACCCGGAATTACATTGGAATTAGAAGGTGATGCCAATGATTACGTAGGTAAAGGTTTGTCTGGTGGTAGAATTATTGTCTACCCACCAAAGGAATCCAAGTTCAATGCTGAAGACCAAATTATTGCTGGGAATACAGCATTTTTCGGTGCTACTTCAGGTGCTGCGTTTATACGAGGGATTGCCGCAGAAAGATTCGCAGTTAGAAATTCTGGTGCGAACATTGTTGTTGAAGGTACGGGCGATCATGGATGTGAATATATGTCTGGTGGTAGAGTTGTTGTTTTAGGGTCTACAGGTCGTAATTTTGCAGCCGGTATGTGTGGTGGTATCGCGTATGTTTTAGATATGGCACAGGATTTTGGTGATAAAGTTAATAGTCAAAATGTTGAACTCTCACAAATTACAGAAGCATCTGAAATTGCATTTGTAAGAGGTTTGATTGAAGACCATCGTCATTATACTTCATCTGCAGTTgctgaaaatattttgaacaATTTTAACAGAATTTTACCAAGATTTGTTAAGGTTTTGCCTTATGATTATAAGAAGGtgttagaaaatgaaaagaaaaagcaAGAGGAAGCTAAAAAGAATGAACTTAATACTTTCATCAAGTCAATTAAGGAAGACCCTGAAAGTGATGCAACTAACGGCGAAGCTGCTAAAATTAGGAAAGGACATATTCACCGTCCAAGTCTGGCTACGGTATCTGCTAAGGATTGTAGCCACGAACCAAACGTTTTGGATTTGGAAGATACTATTTTTGACACCGAAGTTGAAAAGAAGTCAGTTGCTAAATTGGATAAATTGAAGGGGTTTATGAAGTACAAACGCCGTAATGAGAAGTATAGAGATGCCAAGAAGAGAACTAATGATTGGAATGAAATGACTTCGAGACTAACGAAggatgaattgaaatatgaaacTGCTAGATGTATGGATTGTGGTGTTCCATTCTGTACGTCGGATACAGGTTGTCCAATTTCAAACGTTATCCCAAAATGGAATGAATTAGTTTTCCAGGATAGATGGTATGATGCATTGCAGAGATTATTAATGACCAACAACTTCCCAGAATTTACTGGCAGAATTTGTCCAGCCCCATGTAACGGTGCTTGTGTCTTAGGTATTAACAGCGATCCTGTCAATATTAAATCGGTCGAATGTGCCATTATCGACCATGGTTTTGAACAAGGTTGGATTAAACCAGAACCACCTCAACATAGAACTGGTAAATCTATTGCAGTTATTGGTTCTGGCCCAGCCGGTTTAGCTACAGCtgatcaattaaataagGCTGGACATTCCGTGAAGGTATATGAAAGAAGCGACAGACCAGGTGGTTTATTAATGTATGGTATTCCAAACATGAAATTAGATAAAAGAATTGTCAAGCGTAGAACTGATTTGATGACTGCGGAAGGAGTTGAATTTATCTGTTCAACAACCATTGGTGAAGATATTTCCATCGAAGAAATCAGATCTTCTAATGATGCAGTCGTCTTTGCGGTTGGTTCAACCATTCCCAGAGATCTTAGAATCAAGGGTCgtgaattgaataatatcaattttgcaATGCAGCTTTTACATAAAAATACTAAAGCATTGCTAGACAATGATTTAGAGGAAATCAAAAAGACATTAGAAGGTAAACATGTCATTGTCATTGGTGGTGGTGACACTGGTAATGATTGTTTAGGTACATCAACGAGGCATGGAGCCAAATCAGTCACCaactttgaattattacCTAACCCGCCAACTTCAAGACCAAAAGATAACCCATGGCCTCAGTGGCCAAGAGTTTTTAGGGTTGATTATGGTCACACTGAAGTCACTGAGCATTATGGTAAAGACCCAAGAGAATATTCCATTTTATCTAAGGAATTTGTGGACGACGGCGAAGGCAATGTGAAAGGTATCAAGACCATTAGGGTTGAATGGAAACGCTCGGATAGTGGGGCATGGCAAATGGCTGAGGTTCCAGGAagtgaagaatttttctcTGCCGATGTTGTCTTGTTGTCGATGGGGTTTGTTGGACCCGATGCTGATAATTTAGAAGTCACGAAGACTAAGAGAGGTACAATTTCAACTGTGGAACCAAATGGTTACAAGGTAAGTAACGAGGATAACTTATTTACTGCAGGTGACTGTAGAAGAGGTCAATCGTTAGTTGTTTGGGGTATCCAAGAAGGAAGGCAATGTGCCAGAGAGGTTGATAACTATCTCATGGGCTCTTCAAGATTACCAGGTAACGGATCAATCGAGCAACGTAATTTCAAGTtgttagaagaattagctGAAAAAGTTTAA
- a CDS encoding DEHA2G15686p (similar to uniprot|P38248 Saccharomyces cerevisiae YBR078W ECM33 or uniprot|Q12355 Saccharomyces cerevisiae YDR055w PST1), whose translation MQIKKLFAISALSGLALGANNSTLTTATPSVSKACSFKDFTATKSEDIASIAACSTAVGDITIKGDSFGSIELNGVEELYGNLHVNNATEATSLNAATLQLVSGKLNLDGNTILATVNLAQLTTVGTLNYNALPALEQTGLTSGITSADEVIISDTGLTSLDGINVFKLKVFNVNNNADISSIDSGLQKVTDELSISYNAEKVDVSLDQLEEANDVYLQSINSLSVANLTKISNSLSLDSNALDTIEFKQLKSIGDSLSITKNSELEELDFPKLEKIGGALNINSNDNLNTLEGFPKLESVSGTVNMSGTFDNGTFDSLKKVSGAFYFESDGDISCKEFKDVKVSGKESTSCATKSSSSKKSSSSTSRSSSTSGSSSNSNSDSNSGSSSSSSSDSSSSSNSGAASVAAKMVTTLAGVALVGLTVF comes from the exons atgcaaatcaaaaaattatttgccATTTCTGCTTTAAGTGGACTTGCACTCGGTGCTAATA ACTCTACCTTAACCACCGCTACTCCAAGCGTCAGTAAGGCATGTTCTTTCAAGGACTTCACCGCCACCAAGTCTGAAGATATTGCATCTATCGCTGCTTGTTCTACTGCCGTTGGTGACATCACTATTAAGGGTGATTCTTTTGGTTCCATTGAATTGAATGGTGTTGAAGAGCTCTACGGTAATCTTCACGTCAACAATGCTACTGAAGCCACCTCATTAAATGCAGCAACCTTACAATTAGTTTCGGGTAAACTTAATTTAGACGGTAACACCATTTTAGCTACTGTCAACCTTGCTCAATTAACCACAGTCGGTACCCTTAACTATAACGCTTTACCAGCTTTAGAACAGACTGGTTTAACTTCCGGTATTACTTCTGCTGATGAAGTTATCATTTCTGACACTGGTTTAACCTCCTTAGATGGTATCAATGTCTTCAAGTTGAAGGTTTTCAACGTCAACAACAACGCTGATATCTCATCTATCGACTCTGGTTTACAAAAGGTCACTGATGAATTATCTATTTCCTATAATGCTGAGAAGGTCGATGTTTCTTTAGATcaattagaagaagctAACGACGTCTACTTACAATCTATTAACTCTTTGAGTGTTGCTAACTTGACTAAGATTTCTAACTCGTTATCTTTAGATTCTAACGCTTTAGACACTATTGAATTTAAGCAATTGAAGTCTATTGGCGATTCTTTATCCATCACTAAGAACAgtgaattagaagaattagatttCCCTAAGTTAGAAAAGATTGGTGGTGCTTTAAATATTAACAGCAATGACAACTTGAACACCCTTGAGGGTTTCCCTAAGTTAGAGTCCGTTAGTGGTACTGTCAACATGAGCGGTACTTTCGACAACGGTACTTTCGACTCCTTGAAGAAGGTTTCCGGTGCTTTCTACTTTGAATCTGATGGTGACATTTCCTGTAAGGAATTTAAGGATGTTAAGGTCAGTGGTAAGGAAAGTACTTCATGTGCTACtaagtcttcttcttccaagaagtcttcttcttccactTCTAGATCTTCTTCTACTTCAGGCTCGAGCTCCAATTCTAATTCCGATTCCAACTCTGGTTCTAGCTCTAGCTCTTCGTCtgattcttcttcctcttccAACTCTGGTGCTGCCAGCGTTGCTGCTAAGATGGTCACAACTTTAGCTGGTGTTGCTTTAGTCGGTTTAACCGTTTTCTAA